A region from the Pithys albifrons albifrons isolate INPA30051 chromosome Z, PitAlb_v1, whole genome shotgun sequence genome encodes:
- the RGMB gene encoding repulsive guidance molecule B yields the protein MGSAAPSRAAGAEPPLAAPRPLRALPGLLLLLLGLVVLLPGSGHCLRRASCGIQKCTKDFVSRTSHLNADLEGLDPEYCKALRAYSVCTSHNSKVCRGNLVYHSTVLGISDLMAQRNCTKDGPTSSTNPEMTHDRCNYSGHTEAGEHQGGEKAPPPTYLFCGLFGDPHLRTFKDHFQTCKVEGAWPLIDNNYLSVQVTNVPVVPGSSATATNKITIIFKSYQDCTDQKVYQAVTDDLPAAFVDGTTSGGDGKPRSLRILGNVSGKFVEMHARHIGTTVHVRQLGQYLTLAIRMPRKLAMAFQDSQDLQLCVNGCPSGERIDVRGHLPLPVVGKSLPRGGAAAHPRPVYTLETATTKCQEKMLVKDLYFDSCVFDLLTTGDANFTAAAHGALQDVEALHPRKEHWHIFPRSGGGTVGRDSKVFVSFGLVCLILVAFL from the exons ATGGGCAGCGCCGCGCCCTCCCGCGCCGCCGGGGCTGAGCCGCCCCtcgccgccccccgcccgctcCGGGCCCTgccggggctgctgctgctgctgctggggctggtggtgctgctgccgGGCTCAG GTCACTGCCTACGGCGTGCATCTTGTGGGATCCAGAAGTGCACCAAGGATTTTGTGTCCCGCACTTCACATCTAAACGCAGACCTTGAGGGCTTGGATCCCGAGTACTGCAAGGCCCTGCGGGCGTACTCTGTTTGCACCTCTCACAATTCCAAAGTATGCCGTGGGAACCTGGTCTACCACTCCACAGTGCTTGGAATCAGCGACCTCATGGCTCAGAGGAACTGCACCAAAGATGGACCCACATCCTCCACCAACCCAGAGATGACTCATGATCGTTGCAATTACAGTGGCCACACAGAAGCTGGAGAACATCAGGGAGGAGAGAAGGCACCGCCTCCTACTTACCTGTTTTGTGGCTTGTTTGGCGATCCTCACCTCAGAACTTTCAAGGATCACTTTCAGACATGCAAAGTGGAAGGAGCTTGGCCCCTCATAGACAATAACTACTTGTCAGTGCAAGTGACCAACGTGCCTGTGGTCCCAGGATCCAGTGCTACTGCTACAAACAAG ATAACTATTATCTTTAAATCTTACCAAGACTGCACGGATCAGAAAGTGTATCAAGCAGTGACTGATGACTTGCCTGCAGCCTTTGTGGACGGCACCACAAGCGGAGGCGATGGGAAGCCCAGGAGCTTGCGCATCCTGGGGAACGTCAGTGGCAAGTTCGTGGAGATGCACGCCAGGCACATCGGCACCACGGTGCACGTGCGGCAGCTGGGGCAGTACCTGACGCTGGCCATCCGCATGCCTCGGAAGCTGGCCATGGCCTTCCAGGACAGCCAGGACCTGCAGCTCTGCGTGAACGGCTGCCCCTCGGGGGAGCGCATCGATGTCCGCGGGCACCTCCCACTGCCTGTGGTGGGGAAATCGCTGCCTCggggtggtgctgctgctcatccCCGGCCGGTGTACACGCTGGAAACCGCCACCACCAAATGCCAGGAGAAGATGCTGGTGAAGGACCTCTATTTTGACTCATGTGTGTTTGACCTGCTCACCACTGGTGACGCAAACTTCACGGCTGCTGCTCACGGTGCCCTGCAGGATGTGGAGGCGCTGCACCCCAGAAAAGAGCACTGGCATATCTTTCCCAGGAGTGGAGGAGGCACTGTGGGCAGGGATAGCAAAGTCTTTGTCAGTTTCGGACTTGTGTGCTTGATCCTTGTTGCATTTTTgtag